One Malania oleifera isolate guangnan ecotype guangnan chromosome 10, ASM2987363v1, whole genome shotgun sequence genomic region harbors:
- the LOC131166506 gene encoding embryo-specific protein ATS3-like produces MGKVGKMLTSFINILIIATIISPANGSQFTNHAFQVSGLRNCSYSIEIETTCAPSAETTDHVSARFSDSAGNLVIAKHLTHPKLVVAPKHGLKKPGAAYNGFGRCSIDMFRARGSCMSHWVCSLYLKRIGADGWRPGWVKVLHQRDSGLAVPISYTFYFRKFLPENFES; encoded by the exons ATGGGGAAAGTGGGAAAAATGTTAACCAGCTTTATAAACATTTTGATCATTGCCACTATAATTTCTCCAGCAAATGGAAGCCAGTTCACCAACCATGCCTTCCAAGTTTCAGGGTTACGAAACTGCTCATACTCTATAGAGATCGAAACCACATGTGCCCCATCAGCCGAAACCACTGATCATGTTAGTGCCAGATTCAGCGACTCTGCTGGGAACTTGGTCATAGCCAAGCATCTCACGCACCCTAAGTTGGTGGTTGCTCCAAAACATGGCTTGAAGAAACCAGGTGCTGCATATAATGGGTTTGGGCGGTGCAGCATTGACATGTTCAGGGCAAGGGGCTCCTGCATGAGCCACTGGGTGTGCTCTCTCTACCTCAAGAGAATTGGAGCAGATGGCTGGAGACCAGGTTGGGTGAAGGTGCTTCATCAAAGGGACAGTGGTCTTGCAGTACCCATCTCTTACACATTTTACTTTAGGAAGTTTCTGCCAGAGAAT TTTGAATCGTGA
- the LOC131167069 gene encoding deaminated glutathione amidase, chloroplastic/cytosolic: MVQCAHRHSFSWGFVFQINKSAWYIDKYSKIQGLNSERAIVGDLALWQGILIIPAEMAFCRFLTQSNPPISTLLNQNHAVPPNFHIESLAVHPVAGESAMANSVRVAAAQMTSVNDLAANFATCSRLVKEAASAGAKLLCFPESFSYVGAKDGDSVKVAETLDGPIMQGYCSLARESNIWLSLGGFQEKGHDDAHICNTHVLIDDNGTVRSTYRKMHLFDVDVPSGRSYKESSFTDAGKDIVAVDSPFGRLGLTVCYDLRFPDIYQQLRFQNQAQVLLVPSAFTKVTGEAHWEILLRARAIETQCYVIAAAQAGKHNEKRESYGDTLIIDPWGKIVGQLPDRLSTGITVADIDFSLLDSVRAKMPICKHRKPADFWKATSL; the protein is encoded by the exons ATGGTGCAGTGTGCACACCGGCATAGCTTCAGCTGGGGGTTCGTTTTCCAAATAAACAAAAGCGCTTGGTATATCGACAAATACAGTAAAATTCAAGGGCTTAATTCAGAAAGAGCCATTGTTGGCGACTTGGCACTTTGGCAGGGGATTCTTATCATTCCCGCGGAGATGGCATTTTGTCGCTTTCTCACGCAGAGCAACCCTCCAATTTCGACTTTATTAAACCAAAACCACGCCGTTCCCCCAAATTTCCACATCGAGTCCCTCGCCGTACACCCCGTCGCCGGCGAATCAGCCATGGCCAACTCAGTCCGAGTCGCCGCTGCTCAGATGACCTCCGTCAACGACCTCGCCGCCAACTTCGCCACTTGCTCTCGTCTCGTCAAG GAAGCAGCTTCAGCTGGGGCCAAATTGCTTTGTTTTCCAGAGAGCTTCTCGTATGTGGGTGCCAAAGATGGGGATAGTGTCAAGGTGGCAGAAACTTTAGATGGACCAATCATGCAAGGCTATTGTTCCCTTGCACG GGAATCAAATATTTGGCTGTCACTTGGAGGCTTCCAAGAAAAGGGACATGATGATGCACACATATGTAATACACATGTTTTAATTGATGATAATGGAACCGTTAGAAGCACATACCGGAAGATGCATTT GTTTGATGTGGATGTTCCTAGTGGGAGGTCATACAAGGAGAGCAGCTTTACAGATGCAG GGAAGGACATTGTTGCGGTAGATAGCCCCTTTGGACGATTGGGTCTGACAGTTTGCTATGATTTGAGATTCCCAGACATTTACCAACAGCTAAGGTTCCAGAACCAAGCACAG GTTCTGTTGGTTCCTTCTGCTTTTACCAAAGTTACTGGGGAAGCACACTGGGAGATTCTTCTCCGCGCTCGTGCAATTGAGACTCAATGTTAT GTCATAGCTGCTGCACAAGCTGGAAAGCATAATGAGAAAAGAGAAAGCTATGGTGACACCTTGATAATTGACCCATGGGGGAAAATTGTTGGTCAGCTGCCTG ATCGGCTATCAACAGGCATCACTGTAGCTGATATTGACTTTTCTTTACTTGATTCTGTGAGAGCTAAGATGCCAATATGCAAG CATCGGAAGCCTGCAGATTTTTGGAAGGCTACATCTTTATGA